One genomic window of Megachile rotundata isolate GNS110a chromosome 12, iyMegRotu1, whole genome shotgun sequence includes the following:
- the Ero1L gene encoding endoplasmic reticulum oxidoreductin-1-like protein, with the protein MRTEPSENMSRLLILLTIFLPSIAYCNYFGTNNEKHDQCFCKLKGSIDDCSCNVDTVDYFNNMKIYPRLQSLLVRDYFRFYKVNLKQECPFWTDDSKCAMRYCHVQPCQDEDIPDGLKGDVLRNIHFNESPADKYKSYSQFDDCLYSAKDHNKELGYLNTTISLENYKDFELWQQHDDAQDNFCVKESSPGEYVNLLLNPERYTGYKGPSAHRIWRSIYMENCFRPENSPHNFIKSSKINGMCLEKRVFYRVISGLHASINIHLCAKYLLSSKDSLEIVPGGLWGPNLDEFQKRFAPDTTGGEGPNWLKNLYFTYLLELRALAKAAPYLEREEYYTGNKAQDADTRLAINDILSVVKSFPEHFNESALFTGGDEAQLLKEQFRQHFRNISRIMDCVGCDKCKLWGKLQTHGLGTALKILFSGKFDKWESTLNHFSKKQFFLERSEIVALINAFGRLSESIFELDKFRQMIR; encoded by the exons ATGAGAACTGAACCCAGTGAAAACATGTCTCGACTATTAATATTGCTTACTATATTTTTACCTTCTATCGcgtattgtaattattttggGACGAACAATGAAAAACACGACCAGTGCTTCTGTAAG TTGAAAGGATCGATCGATGACTGCAGTTGCAATGTAGATACAGTAGATTACTTTAATAACATGAAAATCTATCCAAGACTTCAGAGTCTTCTAGTCAGAGATTATTTTCGTTtttataaagtaaatttaaaacaaGAATGCCCTTTTTGGACAGATGATAGCAAATGTGCTATGCGGTATTGTCATGTGCAGCCTTGTCAAGAT GAAGATATTCCAGATGGATTAAAAGGAGATGTCTTGAGGAATATACACTTTAATGAAAGTCCTGCAGATAAATATAAATCCTATTCTCAGTTTGACGATTGTCTATACAGTGCTAAAGATCATAATAAAGAACTTGGCTACTTGAACACTACCATTagtttagaaaattacaaagatTTTGAATTGTGGCAACAGCATGATGATGCCCAAGATAATTTCTGTGTAAAAGAATCAAGTCCTGGAGAATACGTGAACCTTTTGCTAAATCCTGAAAGATATACAGGCTATAAAGGACCTAGTGCTCACAGGATATGGCGCAGTATTTATATGGAAAACTGTTTTAG ACCTGAAAATTCACCACATAATTTCATCAAGTCATCAAAAATAAATG GTATGTGTTTGGAGAAAAGAGTATTCTACCGTGTTATATCAGGTCTTCATGCCAGTATTAATATCCATTTATGTGCAAAGTATTTATTATCCTCTAAAGATAGTTTAGAAATAGTACCTGGTGGCCTATGGGGTCCTAATTTAGACGAATTTCAAAAGAGATTTGCTCCAGATACAACTGGAGGTGAAGGTCCAAActggttaaaaaatttgtattttacttaTTTGCTCGAATTAAGAGCTTTAGCTAAAGCGGCGCCGTATTTAGAAAGGGAAGAATATTATACCGGTAATAAAGCACAAGATGCGGATACTCGTTTAGCAATAAATGATATTCTATCTGTTGTTAA ATCATTTCCAGAACACTTTAATGAAAGTGCTCTATTCACTGGCGGAGATGAAGCTCAATTATTAAAAGAACAATTTAGACAACATTTTAGGAATATATCTCGTATAATGGATTGCGTAGGATGCGATAAATGTAAACTTTGGGGAAAGCTTCAAACGCACGGTTTGGGTACagcattgaaaattttattctcgGGAAAGTTTGATAAATGGGAATCTACGTTAAACCACTTTAGcaagaaacaatttttcttagAAAGAAGCGAAATCGTCGCTCTTATTAATGCTTTCGGAAG gTTGTCGGAGAGTATCTTCGAGCTGGATAAATTTAGGCAAATGATAAGATAG